In one window of Candidatus Avedoeria danica DNA:
- a CDS encoding dodecin domain-containing protein has product MSVAKVIELIAESPTSWEDAAQNAVNAANKTLRHVRSVYIKDMQAVVENGKITQFRLNCNVTFVVDPEL; this is encoded by the coding sequence ATGTCCGTCGCCAAGGTCATCGAGCTGATCGCCGAGTCGCCCACGAGCTGGGAGGACGCGGCCCAGAACGCCGTGAATGCCGCGAACAAGACGCTGCGGCACGTGCGGAGTGTCTACATCAAGGACATGCAGGCCGTCGTCGAGAACGGCAAGATCACGCAGTTCCGGCTGAACTGCAACGTGACGTTCGTGGTCGACCCGGAGCTCTAG
- a CDS encoding endonuclease/exonuclease/phosphatase family protein — translation MRSSASDPTATAPPPRSPSACRDRAAALTTAAAAAAGLATLAGLGGRWWPILDLATHFRLHGLVALTPGLAWAVARRRRRLALALGVPWLVSAASVARCWLPPVVPRPASKAGVPRPTPRSVADAGVLRIATFNVWGINPTPHRIAPYLDACGADIVVLIELRPPLAALLADPTVWSFAPVATAPRDDFYGVGIYVRRDAAARGIVVSDGRAEVLLAEDPKQRPSVTATVAWAGRQATLIGVHPPPPKGARMTIERDRALQAAGARLAASGRPGILCGDINAAPWSTARRAVGRTAPLHDASQGHGYAGTWPTVLPTSLGIPIDVCLIDASLSAVAYTVGPRLGSDHRPVVATLVWR, via the coding sequence ATGAGATCCTCCGCCAGCGACCCGACGGCGACCGCACCACCCCCGCGGTCGCCGTCGGCCTGCCGTGACCGCGCCGCCGCGCTGACGACCGCTGCGGCCGCCGCCGCCGGCCTGGCGACCCTCGCCGGTCTCGGCGGGCGGTGGTGGCCGATCCTCGACCTTGCCACGCACTTCCGGCTGCACGGCCTCGTCGCCCTGACGCCCGGCCTCGCGTGGGCCGTGGCCCGCCGCCGGCGGCGATTGGCGCTGGCCCTCGGCGTGCCGTGGCTCGTCAGCGCGGCGAGCGTCGCGCGCTGCTGGCTGCCGCCGGTCGTGCCGCGGCCCGCGTCGAAAGCCGGCGTGCCGCGGCCGACGCCGAGGTCGGTGGCCGACGCCGGCGTGCTGCGCATCGCCACCTTCAACGTCTGGGGAATCAACCCGACGCCCCACCGCATCGCCCCCTACCTCGACGCGTGCGGCGCCGACATCGTCGTCCTCATCGAGCTCCGCCCGCCGCTGGCCGCGCTCCTGGCGGATCCGACCGTCTGGTCTTTCGCCCCGGTGGCCACGGCGCCGCGGGACGACTTCTACGGCGTCGGGATCTACGTCCGGCGCGACGCGGCCGCCCGCGGTATCGTGGTGTCAGACGGGCGCGCCGAAGTCCTGCTGGCCGAAGACCCGAAGCAGCGCCCGAGCGTCACGGCCACGGTCGCGTGGGCCGGTCGGCAGGCAACGCTCATCGGCGTCCACCCGCCGCCGCCGAAGGGCGCGCGGATGACGATCGAGCGCGACCGGGCGCTACAGGCGGCCGGAGCGCGGCTGGCGGCCAGCGGCCGACCCGGCATCCTTTGCGGCGACATCAACGCCGCGCCGTGGTCGACCGCCCGCCGTGCCGTCGGCCGCACCGCGCCGTTGCACGACGCGTCGCAGGGCCACGGGTACGCCGGCACGTGGCCCACCGTCCTGCCGACGTCGCTCGGCATCCCGATCGACGTCTGTCTGATCGACGCGTCGTTGTCGGCCGTGGCCTACACGGTCGGGCCGCGGCTCGGCTCGGACCACCGGCCGGTGGTGGCGACGCTCGTCTGGCGCTGA